A portion of the Glycine max cultivar Williams 82 chromosome 10, Glycine_max_v4.0, whole genome shotgun sequence genome contains these proteins:
- the LOC112998120 gene encoding uncharacterized protein: MDEKRKKKLEEAAQSRSTDTVIDSSSLIRRHVKWKMARMKKIGQMTSEAAKEITEKIDSFEEEASQGSFVAHGRQDVLTVAIGRPEHPDRMGAAGVGVMIVTSQFL, encoded by the exons atggatgagaagagaaaaaaaaaactggaggAAGCTGCTCAATCCAGAAGCACTGACACCGTGATTGATTCTTCATCCCTCATCagacgacacgtgaagtggaagatggcccgcatgAAGAAAATTGGTCAAATGACGtctgaggcagcaaaggaaattactgagaagatt gattcgtttgaggagGAGGCCTCACAGGGTTCATTTGtcgcccatggacgtcaggatgtactGACTGTTGCTattgggcgaccagaacaccctgATCGTATGGGTGCTGCTGGAGTCGGTGTCAtgattgtaacatcccaatttttgtaa